The Thiogranum longum genome includes a region encoding these proteins:
- a CDS encoding DsrE/DsrF/DrsH-like family protein has protein sequence LKKDLSDAMVSPLGNPAMPMKMPFGPKWFQDFDWPMPNLLMAGVPGFEKVATGLMKKTFKNKGVATVEELRDLCVEADVKMVACQMTVDVFGFDQSEFIPEVTDYVGATYFLPVAKDADVCLFI, from the coding sequence CTCAAAAAAGACCTGAGTGACGCCATGGTCAGCCCGCTGGGCAACCCGGCCATGCCGATGAAAATGCCGTTCGGTCCCAAGTGGTTCCAGGACTTCGACTGGCCGATGCCCAACCTGCTGATGGCCGGTGTTCCCGGGTTCGAAAAGGTCGCCACCGGACTGATGAAGAAAACATTCAAGAACAAGGGAGTAGCAACAGTTGAAGAGTTGCGTGACCTGTGTGTCGAAGCTGATGTGAAGATGGTTGCGTGCCAGATGACGGTGGATGTATTCGGATTTGACCAGAGCGAGTTTATCCCGGAAGTGACCGACTATGTCGGTGCGACCTACTTCCTGCCTGTCGCCAAGGATGCCGACGTCTGCCTGTTTATCTAG